Proteins found in one Oncorhynchus tshawytscha isolate Ot180627B linkage group LG25, Otsh_v2.0, whole genome shotgun sequence genomic segment:
- the LOC112247663 gene encoding phosphatidylinositol 4-kinase type 2-alpha-like produces the protein MEETSPLVSPLQHSIDYNYCQSEATSPRTPGSVVRVSAGSPGRSRERQPLLVRDRGNSPRDPHRNEFPDDPEFREIVRKAEQAIEEEIFPEIICQGSSGSYFVKDSQGNVIGVFKPRNEEPYGQLNPKWTKWLQKLCCPCCFGRDCLVLNQGHLSEAGASLVDQKLQLNIVPQTKVVYLASETFNYNAIDRVKSRGKRLALEKVPKVGQRFNRIGLPPKVGSFQLFVEGYKDADYWLKRFEAEPLPENTNRQLQLQFERLVVLDYIIRNTDRGNDNWLLKYDCPMDIERNRETDWVVVKEPIIRLAAIDNGLAFPIKHPDSWRAYPFYWAWLSQARVPFSEEIRDLVLPKLTDPTFIKDLEEDLYQLFKKDPGFDRGQFHKQIAVMRGQILNLSQALKERKTPLQLVQMPPVIVETARAPQRANSESYTQSFQSRKPFFTWW, from the exons ATGGAAGAAACGAGccccctcgtctctcctctccagcaCTCCATAGATTACAACTACTGCCAGAGCGAAGCCACCAGTCCAAGAACTCCGGGTTCTGTGGTGCGAGTGTCGGCTGGGAGCCCTGGACGCAGCCGGGAGAGACAGCCGCTTTTGGTCAGGGACAGAGGGAACTCTCCGCGGGATCCACACAGGAATGAGTTTCCAGACGACCCAGAGTTTCGGGAGATCGTGAGGAAAGCAGAACAAGCCATAGAAGAAGAGATCTTTCCAGAGATCATCTGCCAAGGATCTAGTGGTAGTTACTTCGTGAAAGACTCTCAAGGG AACGTAATCGGTGTGTTCAAGCCTAGGAACGAGGAGCCGTATGGTCAGCTAAACCCAAAGTGGACCAAGTGGCTCCAGAAGCTGTGTTGTCCCTGTTGCTTCGGACGGGACTGTCTGGTCCTGAACCAGGGCCATCTGTCTGAGGCCGGGGCCAGTCTGGTGGACCAGAAACTACAGCTCAATATCGTGCCCCAGACCAAG gtGGTGTACCTGGCCAGTGAAACGTTTAACTACAATGCTATAGACAGAGTCAAGTCTCGGGGAAAGAGGCTAGCTCTGGAGAAAGTTCCCAAAGTTGGACAGCGCTTCAACAGAATAGGCCTCCCTCCTAAG GTGGGATCATTCCAGTTGTTTGTGGAGGGCTACAAAGACGCAGACTATTGGCTAAAGCGGTTTGAGGCAGAGCCTCTTCCAGAGAACACCAATCGGCAGCTGCAGCTTCAGTTCGAGAGACTGGTGGTCCTCGACTATATAATTAGGAACACAG ATCGGGGGAATGACAACTGGCTGTTAAAATACGACTGTCCAATGGACATAGAAAGGAACCGG gagacagACTGGGTGGTGGTAAAAGAGCCTATTATCAGACTGGCAGCCATAGACAATGGTCTTGCCTTCCCAATCAAACACCCTGACTCCTGGAGAGCCT ATCCATTCTACTGGGCGTGGTTATCTCAGGCTAGGGTTCCTTTCTCTGAGGAGATTAGGGACTTGGTTCTGCCGAAACTGACCGACCCCACCTTCATCAAAGACCTGGAGGAAGACCTCTACCAACTCTTTAAG AAGGATCCAGGCTTTGACAGAGGACAGTTCCACAAACAGATAGCTGTGATGAGAGGACAG ATTTTGAACCTGAGCCAGGCCCTGAAGGAGCGTAAGACCCCCCTACAACTGGTCCAGATGCCCCCAGTCATAGTGGAGACAGCCAGAGCACCACAGAGAGCCAACAGTGAGTCCTACACACAGAGCTTCCAGAGCAGGAAACCCTTCTTTAcctggtggtag
- the LOC112247664 gene encoding phosphoglycerate mutase 1 — translation MAAYKLVLIRHGESNWNQDNRFCGWFDADLSETGEREARRGGQALKDAGYEFDVCYTSVLKRAIRTLWLCLDSIDQMWLPVHRTWRLNERHYGGLTGLNKSETAAKHGEAQVKIWRRSFDIPPPTMDPDHDFYTVISKDRRYGDLSEEQLPSCESLKDTIARALPYWNNEIVPQIKQGKRVLIAAHGNSLRGIVKHLDGMSEEAIMELNLPTGIPILYELDKNLKPVKPMQFLGDEETVRKAMEAVAAQGKAKK, via the exons ATGGCCGCCTACAAGCTGGTGTTGATCCGCCACGGAGAGAGCAACTGGAACCAGGATAATCGATTCTGCGGCTGGTTTGACGCAGATCTGAGTGAGACTGGAGAAcgggaggcgaggagaggaggacaggcccTGAAAG ATGCTGGCTATGAGTTTGACGTGTGCTACACCTCAGTCCTAAAGAGGGCCATCCGCACTTTGTGGCTGTGTCTGGACAGCATTGACCAGATGTGGCTTCCCGTCCACCGGACCTGGCGCCTCAACGAGCGCCACTACGGTGGCCTGACGGGATTAAACAAGTCGGAGACTGCCGCCAAGCACGGAGAGGCTCAGGTGAAGATCTGGAGGCGGAGCTTCGATATCCCTCCTCCCACTATGGATCCGGACCACGACTTCTACACCGTCATCAGCAAG GACCGTCGTTATGGCGACCTGTCGGAGGAGCAGCTTCCGTCCTGTGAGAGCCTGAAGGATACCATCGCCCGGGCACTGCCCTACTGGAACAACGAGATTGTCCCCCAGATCAAACAGGGCAAGAGGGTTCTCATTGCTGCCCACGGCAACAGCCTCAGGGGCATTGTCAAGCACCTGGACG GTATGTCAGAGGAGGCAATAATGGAGCTGAACCTGCCCACAGGCATCCCCATCCTGTACGAGCTGGACAAGAACCTGAAGCCCGTCAAACCCATGCAGTTCCTGGGGGATGAGGAGACTGTCAGGAAGGCTATGGAGGCCGTGGCAGCCCAGGGCAAAGCCAaaaagtag